A single Populus alba chromosome 7, ASM523922v2, whole genome shotgun sequence DNA region contains:
- the LOC118032051 gene encoding RHOMBOID-like protein 13, translated as MGRPLFYEIVEKPATSCIIGICSAIWFYIQKRNFGYSHVGLSYENAIEGHHWRIITSAFSHISVIHLVFNMSALWSLGVVEQLGHVGLGVAYYLHHTLVLVVLSGALVLGMYHLLIQRFKIQYFRRVMAVGYSCVVFGWMTILSVKQPSSKLDLFGFLSLPISFAPFESLIFTSIIVPQASFLGHLSGIVVGYAIAWGLIHGMNNYWAISMLGWIVLVFVVSLKRSGAYDFDFLEIESVTDPSLPSVRFLGSGRTLQMSSLAVEGFEIV; from the coding sequence ATGGGGAGACCATTGTTTTATGAGATTGTGGAAAAACCTGCTACAAGCTGTATAATAGGAATATGTAGTGCTATATGGTTTTATATACAGAAGAGAAATTTTGGGTACTCTCATGTGGGATTAAGTTATGAAAATGCCATCGAAGGGCACCATTGGAGGATAATAACTTCAGCTTTTTCACATATTAGTGTTATTCATCTTGTTTTCAATATGAGTGCGCTTTGGAGTCTAGGGGTTGTGGAACAGTTGGGGCACGTTGGCCTTGGTGTGGCATATTATCTTCACCATACACTTGTGTTGGTTGTATTATCTGGGGCATTAGTACTGGGGATGTACCATTTATTGATACAAAGATTTAAGATACAGTATTTTCGGAGAGTGATGGCTGTTGGGTATTCATGTGTTGTATTTGGGTGGATGACAATTCTTTCTGTGAAGCAACCATCCTCAAAGTTGGatctttttggatttctttcgCTTCCTATCAGTTTTGCACCTTTCGAGTCATTGATATTTACGTCAATTATTGTTCCACAAGCAAGTTTTCTTGGCCATTTATCAGGAATTGTTGTTGGATATGCTATTGCATGGGGTTTGATACATGGGATGAACAATTACTGGGCAATATCAATGCTTGGATGGATTGTGCTTGTTTTTGTGGTCAGTTTGAAGCGGTCGGGTGcctatgattttgattttcttgagaTTGAATCTGTCACGGATCCTTCACTGCCTTCTGTGCGGTTTCTTGGAAGTGGTAGAACCTTGCAGATGAGTTCACTGGCAGTTGAaggttttgaaattgtttaa
- the LOC118032050 gene encoding uncharacterized protein yields MYNNVGPQPGVPRPPTNPQPTPFGNAFYGAGSGLMKGGLGAYGEKILGSSSEYVQSNISRYFSDPQYYFQVNDHYVRNKLKVVLFPFLHRGHWTRITEPVGGRLSYKPPIYDINAPDLYIPFMAFGTYVVLAGLSLGINGKFSPEALNWLFVKGLLGWFMQVALLKIILLSLGSGEVPLLDMVAYAGYTFTGMCFAVLGKILPGYSYYILMPCTCLCMGIFLVKTMKRVLFAEVRSVDSNRHHYLLLLIGLVQFPLFAWLGNVSVNWFL; encoded by the exons ATGTATAACAATGTGGGACCTCAGCCTGGGGTGCCAAGACCTCCGACCAACCCTCAGCCCACTCCATTTGGGAATGCCTTCTATGGAGCTGGCTCGGGACTTATGAAAGGTGGACTGGGTGCATATGGAGAGAAAATTCTGGGATCGAGTTCTGAGTATGTGCAAAGCAAT ATAAGTAGATACTTCTCTGATCCACAATACTATTTCCAAGTGAATGACCACTATGTGAGGAACAAATTGAAGGTTGTTCTGTTTCCTTTCCTGCACAGG GGACATTGGACAAGGATAACTGAGCCAGTAGGGGGCAGGCTTTCCTATAAACCCCCAATCTATGATATAAATGCACCGGACCTGTACATTCCGTTCATGGCATTTGGTACCTATGTTGTTCTTGCTGGCTTGTCATTGGGAATTAATGGAAA gtttaGCCCAGAAGCTCTCAATTGGCTGTTTGTCAAGGGATTGCTTGGCTGGTTTATGCAGGTTGCATTGCTCAAAATAATACTCCTTTCATTGGGTAGTGGGGAGGTACCCTTGTTAGACATGGTTGCATATGCTGGGTATACTTTCACAGGCATGTGTTTTGCTGTACTTGGAAAGATCTTACCTGGATACTCTTACTACATTTTGATGCCATGTACCTGCCTATGTATGGGAATTTTCTTGGTGAAGACAATGAAGAGAGTACTCTTTGCAGAGGTGAGGAGCGTTGATTCGAACCGGCACCATTATCTCTTGCTCCTCATTGGTTTGGTTCAGTTCCCACTTTTTGCATGGCTTGGCAATGTTAGTGTTAATTGGTTTCTCTAA
- the LOC118032048 gene encoding protein ENHANCED DISEASE RESISTANCE 2-like translates to MAIPGDSEHQWIERVKSEGAVPLLDPYNCSNGWASPPGECFMVRGPKYLTTKVKIPGGESLLKPLGFDWIKGSTKITEVLKNRKSRVRKVIDEAFPNGDKPFVWAFNLQVPGKENYSAVAYFVGTEPIPEGSLMDQFLKGDDGFRNSRLKLIANIVKGPWIVRKAVGEQAVCIIGRALSCKYCFDEQFLEVDVDIGSSMVASAIVHLAFGYISMLTVDLAFVIEGQSESELPEQLLGALRFSDLNPACASLYEPSPLGSTDNLQSSLPTRLWKSIGQGFSQLLHPVPGAQENGFTSDTAHVNGTSELKEGCDDSKK, encoded by the exons ATGGCTATCCCTGGTGATAGTGAGCATCAATGGATAGAGAGGGTAAAATCAGAGGGAGCTGTTCCACTACTTGATCCATATAATTGTTCAAATGGCTGGGCGTCTCCACCTGGAGAATGTTTCATGGTAAGAGGTCCAAAGTATTTGACAACTAAGGTTAAAATCCCTGGTGGTGAATCTCTTTTAAAGCCTCTTGGATTTGACTGGATCAAAGGTTCTACAAAGATTACAGAGGTTCTAAAGAATCGTAAAAGCCGTGTAAGGAAGGTTATTGATGAAGCTTTTCCAAATGGTGATAAGCCTTTTGTTTGGGCGTTTAATCTACAGGTTCCCGGTAAGGAAAACTATAGTGCTGTGGCTTACTTCGTAGGCACAGAACCAATTCCAGAGGGATCTTTAATGGACCAGTTCTTGAAAGGTGATGACGGGTTTAGAAACTCAAGGCTTAAACTGATTGCCAACATTGTCAAAGGCCCCTGGATAGTAAGAAAGGCAGTTGGAGAGCAGGCTGTGTGCATAATTGGGCGTGCCCTTTCCTGCAAGTACTGTTTCGATGAACAGTTTTTGGAAGTTGATGTGGATATTGGATCTTCAATGGTTGCAAGTGCAATAGTTCATTTGGCATTTGGTTACATCTCAATGTTGACTGTTGACCTAGCTTTTGTCATTGAGGGTCAAAGCGAGTCAGAGCTTCCGGAACAACTCTTAGGTGCCTTGAGATTTTCTGACTTAAATCCTGCTTGTGCTTCCTTATATGAGCCGTCACCTCTTGGAAGCACTGATAATTTGCAGTCTTCATTGCCGACACGCTTGTGGAAGTCAATTGGCCAGGGATTTTCTCAACTCCTTCATCCCGTACCAGGTGCTCAAGAAAATGGTTTTACCTCTGACACAGCCCATGTTAATGGAACTTCTGAGCTAAAAGAGGGCTGTGACGACTCAAAGAAATG A
- the LOC118032057 gene encoding B-box zinc finger protein 24: MKIQCDVCEKAPATVICCADEAALCEKCDIEVHAANKLASKHQRLLLQCLSNKLPPCDICQEKAAFIFCVEDRALFCRDCDEPIHSAGSLSANHQRFLATGIRVALSSSCSKDTQKSSLEPPNQSEQQTSKLPWQHASSFGSSWAVDDFLQFSDIEESTEKKEQLGLGEFDWLADMGLFSEQLPQEALAAAEVPQLPISPPTNVNSYRPPKFSMPHKKPRIEIDDDEYFTVPDLG; the protein is encoded by the exons ATGAAAATTCAGTGTGATGTGTGTGAGAAAGCACCGGCCACAGTGATTTGTTGTGCTGATGAGGCTGCCCTGTGTGAAAAATGTGACATAGAAGTTCATGCAGCAAACAAGCTTGCTAGCAAACaccaaagacttcttctccagtGCCTCTCCAACAAGCTGCCTCCATGTGATATATGCCAA gaaaaggCTGCTTTCATTTTCTGTGTTGAAGACAGAGCCCTCTTTTGCCGGGATTGTGATGAACCAATCCATTCAGCTGGTAGCCTTTCTGCGAATCACCAGCGGTTTCTGGCCACTGGAATCCGAGTGGCTTTAAGTTCTAGTTGCTCCAAGGACACTCAGAAGAGTTCTTTAGAGCCACCAAATCAGAGTGAACAACAAACTTCCAAGTTGCCTTGGCAGCATGCATCGAGTTTTGGTTCTTCTTGGGCTGTTGATGATTTTCTACAGTTCTCTGACATTGAAGAATCCACTGAAAAG AAAGAGCAACTTGGGCTAGGAGAGTTTGACTGGCTAGCTGACATGGGTCTTTTCAGTGAGCAACTTCCTCAGGAGGCTTTAGCAGCAGCTGAAGTTCCTCAACTTCCAATCTCACCACCAACCAATGTGAACTCATACAGACCCCCCAAGTTCAGCATGCCCCATAAGAAGCCTAGGATTGAAATCGATGACGATGAGTACTTCACCGTACCTGATCTTGGCTGA